Proteins encoded by one window of Pseudomonas coleopterorum:
- a CDS encoding superoxide dismutase codes for MPYTLPALSYAYDALEPHIDAATMEIHHTKHHQTYITNVNAAIEGTEYAEWPVEKLVASVKQLPENLRGAVTNHGGGHANHSLFWEVMSPNGGGQPQGSVGQAIDAELGGFDAFKEAFTKAALSRFGSGWAWLSVTPEKKLVVESSGNQDSPLMNGNTPILGLDIWEHAYYLKYQNRRPEYINAFYNVVDWANVEKRYQAALS; via the coding sequence ATGCCCTATACCTTGCCCGCCCTGTCGTATGCCTATGACGCCCTGGAGCCGCACATCGATGCCGCGACCATGGAGATCCACCACACCAAGCATCACCAGACCTACATCACCAACGTCAACGCCGCCATCGAAGGTACCGAGTACGCCGAATGGCCGGTGGAAAAGCTGGTGGCCTCGGTCAAGCAGCTGCCGGAAAACCTGCGTGGCGCCGTTACCAATCACGGTGGCGGACATGCCAACCACAGCCTGTTCTGGGAAGTCATGTCGCCCAATGGCGGCGGTCAGCCCCAGGGCAGCGTTGGCCAGGCCATCGATGCCGAACTGGGCGGGTTCGACGCGTTCAAGGAAGCCTTCACCAAAGCTGCCCTGAGTCGCTTCGGCAGCGGCTGGGCCTGGCTCAGCGTCACGCCTGAGAAGAAGCTGGTCGTGGAGAGCAGCGGTAACCAGGACAGCCCATTGATGAATGGCAACACGCCCATCCTGGGGCTCGATATCTGGGAGCATGCCTACTACCTCAAGTATCAGAACCGTCGGCCGGAATACATCAATGCGTTCTACAACGTGGTCGACTGGGCCAATGTCGAGAAGCGCTACCAAGCCGCGCTGAGCTGA
- a CDS encoding HPr family phosphocarrier protein, whose amino-acid sequence MPALQVEIINKLGLHARAAAKFVGVAGRYPCQVRVGRSPESLVDGKSIMGVMMLAAGKGTTIHLHTEGEQDQEALDAIVKLINDKFDEGE is encoded by the coding sequence ATGCCCGCCCTCCAAGTAGAAATCATCAACAAGCTCGGCCTGCACGCCCGCGCCGCGGCAAAATTCGTCGGCGTCGCTGGACGCTATCCCTGTCAGGTGCGTGTGGGTCGCTCGCCAGAGTCGCTGGTCGATGGCAAAAGCATCATGGGTGTGATGATGTTGGCAGCCGGCAAAGGCACCACCATTCACTTGCACACCGAAGGCGAGCAGGATCAGGAAGCGCTGGACGCCATCGTCAAGTTGATCAACGACAAGTTCGACGAAGGCGAGTAA
- a CDS encoding ZIP family metal transporter — MGSQTFALASVRRFRLALGTVLLLAGAALLVGELLDWLDLEPRILRALEGGAICALGTALGAVPVLVIRSMPVAVADTLLGFGAGVMLAATAFSLIIPGLDAAAAIGFSRWGAGALMSLGIMSGAFCLYLVDRRVSGVTPDYLVGTTQQPVIPARIWIFVIAIIAHNIPEGMAVGVSAGGGMHDADSLAMGIALQDVPEGLVIALVLAGAGMARYKAFLIGAASGLVEPVFAVLCAWLVRMGELLLPLGLAFAAGAMLLVVTHEIIPESRSNGHHKLASLGLCVGFCLMMVMDTALS; from the coding sequence ATGGGATCACAGACCTTCGCGCTGGCCAGTGTTCGCCGTTTTCGTCTGGCACTGGGCACGGTGTTGCTGCTGGCCGGCGCAGCTCTGCTGGTGGGCGAGCTGCTGGACTGGCTCGACCTCGAACCGCGTATCCTGCGTGCACTCGAGGGCGGTGCCATCTGCGCCTTGGGCACCGCCCTGGGCGCCGTTCCGGTACTGGTCATCCGCAGCATGCCCGTCGCGGTGGCCGATACGTTGCTGGGTTTCGGTGCCGGCGTGATGCTCGCCGCCACCGCGTTCTCGCTGATCATCCCCGGCCTGGATGCGGCAGCGGCGATCGGTTTCTCGCGCTGGGGTGCCGGCGCCCTGATGAGCCTGGGCATCATGTCCGGAGCATTCTGCCTGTACCTGGTGGACAGGAGGGTATCCGGCGTTACTCCGGATTACCTGGTGGGCACGACGCAACAGCCGGTGATCCCGGCACGCATCTGGATCTTCGTGATTGCCATCATCGCTCACAACATCCCGGAAGGCATGGCCGTCGGCGTTTCGGCAGGCGGCGGCATGCACGACGCCGACAGTCTGGCGATGGGCATCGCCTTGCAGGATGTGCCCGAAGGGCTGGTGATCGCATTGGTTCTGGCCGGGGCAGGCATGGCGCGCTACAAGGCTTTCCTGATTGGTGCCGCATCCGGGCTGGTGGAGCCGGTGTTTGCGGTACTGTGTGCCTGGCTGGTACGCATGGGCGAGCTGCTGCTACCTCTGGGCCTGGCCTTTGCGGCTGGCGCCATGCTGCTGGTCGTGACCCACGAAATCATTCCCGAATCACGCAGCAACGGCCATCACAAGCTGGCAAGCCTGGGCCTGTGTGTCGGTTTCTGTCTGATGATGGTCATGGACACCGCGTTGTCTTGA